A portion of the Halobacillus ihumii genome contains these proteins:
- a CDS encoding MurR/RpiR family transcriptional regulator: MEDYYTKIENAYDDLSKGLKKVANYLLEEPTAFAANPAKKVGEALGVSESMITRFCLTLGYKGYSELQDEVRDHVFNQKRIFAEYPLSHNEEKERPFHERVMLHDQFNIASTAENIKEEQFKQATASLAEADQVLIAGLRYTFSMAHWLTYALQSIGINARLYRPDLDAHLDFGSTKHVFIVFSFHAYSTETLMLAEEAKRRDWTIIGITDSGIAPISKHADTLFPVYFSKRSHSETAPIVFSFLNALVSGISINEPERTRQNKLTMEEKRLKQTFKL; the protein is encoded by the coding sequence GTGGAAGATTACTACACAAAAATCGAAAACGCCTATGATGATCTATCAAAAGGGTTAAAAAAAGTGGCGAACTATCTACTAGAGGAACCTACCGCCTTTGCGGCGAATCCAGCGAAGAAGGTTGGCGAGGCGCTCGGGGTTAGCGAATCGATGATCACTCGCTTCTGTCTGACGTTAGGGTATAAGGGGTACAGCGAGCTGCAGGATGAGGTGCGCGACCATGTATTTAATCAGAAGCGGATCTTTGCGGAGTATCCATTGTCCCATAACGAGGAGAAAGAGCGTCCCTTTCACGAACGAGTGATGCTGCACGATCAATTTAACATCGCATCCACAGCGGAAAATATAAAAGAAGAGCAATTCAAGCAAGCCACGGCTTCCCTGGCTGAAGCCGATCAGGTCCTGATTGCCGGATTGCGTTACACCTTCTCGATGGCCCACTGGCTGACTTATGCCCTGCAGTCGATCGGGATCAATGCCAGACTCTATCGTCCTGATCTCGATGCCCATCTCGACTTTGGGTCAACAAAACACGTCTTTATCGTATTCTCGTTTCACGCCTATTCAACAGAAACCTTAATGCTTGCCGAAGAAGCGAAACGACGCGACTGGACGATTATCGGCATTACCGATTCCGGGATCGCACCAATATCAAAGCACGCCGACACCCTGTTTCCCGTCTATTTTTCAAAAAGAAGCCATTCCGAAACGGCCCCGATTGTATTTTCCTTTCTAAATGCGCTCGTGTCCGGCATATCTATTAACGAACCAGAACGAACCCGACAAAACAAACTAACAATGGAAGAAAAACGACTCAAACAAACGTTTAAATTGTAA